The Phormidium sp. PBR-2020 DNA segment TGACGCATGGACTCAACAAATTGACCAAAGAGATAATCGGCATCATGGGGGCCAGGACTGGCTTCTGGGTGATATTGCACCGAGAACAAGGGCAGTTGTTTATGCCGCAATCCGGCTACGGTGCGATCGTTGAGGTTAAAGTGAGTCACCTCTAAATCTCCACTCAGGGACTCAGCATCAATCGCGAAGCCGTGATTCTGACTGGTAATCTCCACCTGTTGACTCAAGCCACAGGGTTGATTGAGGCCGCGGTGGCCAAACTTGAGTTTAAAGGTTTCGCCACCAATGGCTTGTCCGAGAATTTGGTGGCCCATACAGATACCAAACATGGGTTTTTCGGCCGTCAGTAGGGATTTCACCGTAGCGACTCCATCTCGCACCGCCGCCGGATCTCCGGGGCCATTGGAGAGAAAAATCCCATCAGGATTGTAGCTAAGAATCTCCTCAGGAGAGGTTCCGACAGGAACCACAATCACCCGACAGCCGTAACTGGCCAGACGACGCAGAATGTTGCGCTTCACGCCAAAGTCAATGGCGACAACGGTATAGGGGTCTTCTCCCGGTTGCCCTTTGGGGCCAAATTCCCAAATCTCGGCGGTCGGTTCCTGCCACTCATAGACTTCTGATGTGGAGACTTCCGGAACCAGGTTAAGTCCGGCCATACTCGGGGCCGACTGAACTTGCATCAATAGGGCTTCCGGGTCAAGAATTTCTGTGGAGACTGCCCCATTCATCGCCCCCGACGATCGCAGTTTCAGGGTTAAGGCGCGGGTGTCAATGCCATAAATTCCGGGAATCCCATGCTCTTTGAGATAATCCGGCAAGGACTGCGTTGAGCGCCAGTTGCTGGGGCGCTGACAGATATTGCGTGCGATCGCCGCTTTGGCAACGGGCCCCTTAGATTCTTCATCGTCGGGGTTCACCCCAACATTCCCCAGTTCAGGATAGGTAAAGGTAATCAACTGACCACAGTAACTGGGATCGGTCAAAACTTCTTGATAGCCCGTCATTCCGGTATTGAAGACGACTTCACCGATGGCCGTTCCGGTGGCACCAAAGGAGTAGCCTTGATAATGGCTGCCGTCGGCGAGGACAAGGAGTGCAGGTTGAGCGCCTGAGATGGGCATGGCTGTGCGGGTAATTAAGTCGATCGGCGCTATTATGCCATGAGTCGGGGGCTAAGGGGGTAGAGGATTTTGGGAATTTGGTGAGGAGGCGATCGCATTTTGGGAAGAAGGCAATGGGCAAGAGAAGGGAACAGGGAACAGGGAACAGGGAACAGGGAACAGGGGAACCACAGAGTCACAGAGGACACGGAGGAAGAGAGGGAGAGGGAGAGGGAGAGGGAGAGAGTTAGGATGTCTTGCTTCTTGCCTTCTTTCCCCCCTACTGCCTACTGCCTACTGCCTACTGTCTCTTGCCTTTCTATGCGATACTGCTCTTAAGACGCTAGGGATCAACGATTGTGAAAGCTATCACACTATTAGGATCAACGGGATCGATTGGGACGCAAACCCTCGACATTGTGGCCAGTCATCCGGATCGCTTTGAGTTGGTGGGAATTGCGGCGGGCAATAATGTGGAGTTATTGGCGCAACAGGTGCGTCAGTTTAAGCCTGAGATTGTTGCCATTCGTAATGCCGAAAAACTGCCTCAATTACGGGAGGCGATCGCCGATCTCGATCCTCAGCCGGAAATTTTGGCGGGGGAGGATGGCATCATTGAGGTGGCTCGTTATGGCCATGCTGAAGCCGTCGTGACGGGGATTGTGGGCTGTGCGGGTTTGCTGCCAACTCTGGCGGCGATCGAGGCGGGTAAGGATATTGCTCTGGCTAATAAGGAAACCCTCATTGCTGGGGGACCGGTGGTGAATCCCTTAATTGAAAAACATGGGGTAAAACTGCTGCCGGCGGATTCGGAACATTCGGCGATTTTCCAATGTTTACAAGGGGTTCCTGAGGGGGGACTGAAACGGATTATTCTCACGGCCTCTGGGGGCGCGTTCCGAGATTGGGACGTAGAACGTCTCTGTGAGGTGACGGTGGCGGATGCGATTACTCATCCGAATTGGTCGATGGGGCGCAAGATTACGGTGGATTCGGCCACCTTGATGAATAAGGGCTTAGAAGTCATCGAAGCTCATTATCTCTTTGGTTTGGACTACGATGATATTGATATTGTGGTGCATCCTCAGAGCATTATTCACTCCCTGATTGAGTTGCAGGATACCTCGGTTTTGGCTCAGTTGGGTTGGCCGGATATGCGCTTACCGTTGCTCTATTCTCTGTCCTATCCGGAGCGGATTGCTACTCAATTAGAACAGTTTGATTTGGTGAAAGCGGGGGATTTAACCTTCCGAGAACCGGATCATCAGAAATATCCCTGCATGGAGTTAGCCTACCAGGCGGGACGAGAGGGTGGCTCGATGACGGCGGTGTTGAATGCGGCTAATGAGCAGGCGGTGGCGTTGTTCCTAGATGAACAGGTGCAGTTTTTGGATATTCCCCGTTTGATTGAACGGGTGTGCGATCACCATCGGGCCCAGAATCAAGCGACTCCGAGTTTGGATGATATCTTGGCGGCCGATGATTGGGCCCGTCAGGCGGTTCGGGAGGCGGCTGAGTCGCTGACGGCGAAAACGGTTCTCGCTTAAGTTGGCTTTGGGAGGCTGAACCTCCCCCCGCAGGCGTGACTCAGACTGAGCCAAGTCACGAGAGGGGACAGAGCTGGGAGGTTCAGGACATTCGTCGTAGGAGACTCAGTCCGTGGGTGTCGGTTCCGCAGGTGCTATAGAGGCCATGCTCGGCGTTGAGTTGTTTGACTTGGGCGGTTTCCTTGGGACTCGGAACCCAGGGATCGGGGTTGTTGTAGGAATAATAGGCTTCTGAGCCGTCGATGCCCAGTTTCGCCGCCTGGGGAATGAGCTGAGCGGCGGATTTACGATAGCGAGCGGGGTGGGCCAGTACTGCGAGTCCTCCGGCGGCGTGAATGGAGTCAATCACCTGTTGGGCCCCAAAGGCGGCTCCCTGGACTTTTTCCCCCTTCAGATAGGGTTGAATGACTTGGTGGTCGGGGTTATAGCCATAGCCGAGGATGTGAACCTCTGCCCCAATTAGGTCAGCGTTGATTTCGACGCCTGTCCACAGACGCGGGGCCCGAGCGTTGGGTACAGAGCGTTTCCAATCATCGAGCCAACCCTGGGCCTGACGATAGCCGTCCGCACTGTGATGGTCGGTAATGGCTAACCCCTTGAGGCCTAGGGTGACTGCTTGTTCCATGATGGCCTCGGGGCGTAAACGACCATCGGAATAGACCGAGTGCATGTGGAAGTTGTAGTGGTGCGGACAACTGTCAGCGGTGAGCTGGCTGAATAGGTTACAGAGCGTCCGCGTGTCTTGTGCGGCAGGTCTATCGGATGTCGCCAGATGGGTCTGATAGACAAGCATAAGCAATTAATGTCTAGAAGTTTACTTATTGTAACAATGTTCAAGAAAAGTGACAAAAAAAGTCATCAAGTTCTGATTTGAAAAGTGAACCTCTAACGTCAGCTTTACTAATGAGGACTGGGCGACTCTAGGTATTTCCTCTTATTTGGC contains these protein-coding regions:
- the carA gene encoding glutamine-hydrolyzing carbamoyl-phosphate synthase small subunit, with product MPISGAQPALLVLADGSHYQGYSFGATGTAIGEVVFNTGMTGYQEVLTDPSYCGQLITFTYPELGNVGVNPDDEESKGPVAKAAIARNICQRPSNWRSTQSLPDYLKEHGIPGIYGIDTRALTLKLRSSGAMNGAVSTEILDPEALLMQVQSAPSMAGLNLVPEVSTSEVYEWQEPTAEIWEFGPKGQPGEDPYTVVAIDFGVKRNILRRLASYGCRVIVVPVGTSPEEILSYNPDGIFLSNGPGDPAAVRDGVATVKSLLTAEKPMFGICMGHQILGQAIGGETFKLKFGHRGLNQPCGLSQQVEITSQNHGFAIDAESLSGDLEVTHFNLNDRTVAGLRHKQLPLFSVQYHPEASPGPHDADYLFGQFVESMRQSRQATASV
- the dxr gene encoding 1-deoxy-D-xylulose-5-phosphate reductoisomerase, which gives rise to MKAITLLGSTGSIGTQTLDIVASHPDRFELVGIAAGNNVELLAQQVRQFKPEIVAIRNAEKLPQLREAIADLDPQPEILAGEDGIIEVARYGHAEAVVTGIVGCAGLLPTLAAIEAGKDIALANKETLIAGGPVVNPLIEKHGVKLLPADSEHSAIFQCLQGVPEGGLKRIILTASGGAFRDWDVERLCEVTVADAITHPNWSMGRKITVDSATLMNKGLEVIEAHYLFGLDYDDIDIVVHPQSIIHSLIELQDTSVLAQLGWPDMRLPLLYSLSYPERIATQLEQFDLVKAGDLTFREPDHQKYPCMELAYQAGREGGSMTAVLNAANEQAVALFLDEQVQFLDIPRLIERVCDHHRAQNQATPSLDDILAADDWARQAVREAAESLTAKTVLA
- a CDS encoding PHP domain-containing protein, with protein sequence MLVYQTHLATSDRPAAQDTRTLCNLFSQLTADSCPHHYNFHMHSVYSDGRLRPEAIMEQAVTLGLKGLAITDHHSADGYRQAQGWLDDWKRSVPNARAPRLWTGVEINADLIGAEVHILGYGYNPDHQVIQPYLKGEKVQGAAFGAQQVIDSIHAAGGLAVLAHPARYRKSAAQLIPQAAKLGIDGSEAYYSYNNPDPWVPSPKETAQVKQLNAEHGLYSTCGTDTHGLSLLRRMS